In Phyllopteryx taeniolatus isolate TA_2022b chromosome 1, UOR_Ptae_1.2, whole genome shotgun sequence, the following proteins share a genomic window:
- the LOC133476083 gene encoding L-rhamnose-binding lectin SML-like has translation MFSCFTLRSALLLAATCLLLTAVVDSAEQVTTCDWYPLSIHRLYCEHGVISVDQALYGRTSALLCADGNPPQHLANLQCARQGTVDNLKTNCNGKTSCELIMEDFRTPDPCAGTAKYLQTNFTCLPAITVVACESSEAHLYCDLGHTILVYGADYGRRDRTTCTYRRPLSQIENTECLHPTDIVARRCDGKTSCKITASNAVFGDPCEGTYKYLEVAYTCT, from the exons ATGTTCTCCTGCTTCACACTTCGCTCAGCGCTGC TGCTGGCAGCAACTTGTTTGCTCCTCACAGCAG TTGTTGATTCTGCAGAGCAAGTGACCACCTGTGATTGGTACCCTTTGAGCATCCATCGCCTATACTGTG AACATGGAGTGATCAGCGTGGACCAAGCTTTGTATGGTCGCACAAGCGCTCTGCTCTGTGCTGACGGCAACCCTCCGCAGCACCTGGCTAACTTGCAGTGTGCTCGCCAAGGCACCGTGGACAACCTTAAGACAAA TTGCAATGGAAAGACATCGTGTGAATTGATCATGGAGGATTTCCGCACTCCTGATCCCTGTGCTGGCACTGCGAAATATTTGCAGACCAACTTCACCTGCTTGCCTGCAA TTACTGTGGTGGCGTGTGAGTCGTCAGAGGCACATTTGTATTGTG ATTTAGGACATACTATTTTGGTCTACGGTGCTGATTACGGACGCCGTGACCGGACCACGTGCACATACAGACGGCCCCTGAGCCAGATAGAAAATACAGAATGCCTGCACCCAACTGACATTGTCGCCAGAAG GTGCGATGGGAAAACCAGCTGCAAGATAACAGCCAGCAACGCAGTATTTGGGGACCCCTGTGAAGGCACCTACAAGTACTTGGAGGTTGCTTACACATGTACAT AG
- the LOC133476100 gene encoding L-rhamnose-binding lectin SML-like, whose amino-acid sequence MFSCFTLRSVLLLAATCLLLTAVVDSAEQVTTCDWYPLSIHRLYCEHGVISVDQALYGRTSALLCADGNPPQHLANLQCARQGTVDNLKTNCNGKTSCELIMEDFRTPDPCAGTVKYLQTNFTCLPAITVVACESSEAHLYCELGRTILVYGADYGRRDRTTCTYRRPLSQIENTECLHPTDIVSRRCDGKTSCKITASNAVFGDPCKGTYKYLEVAYTCT is encoded by the exons ATGTTCTCCTGCTTCACACTTCGCTCAGTGCTGC TGCTGGCAGCAACTTGTTTGCTCCTCACAGCAG TTGTTGATTCTGCAGAGCAAGTGACCACCTGTGATTGGTACCCTTTGAGCATCCATCGCCTATACTGTG AACATGGAGTGATCAGCGTGGACCAAGCTTTGTATGGTCGCACAAGCGCTCTGCTCTGTGCTGACGGCAACCCTCCGCAGCACCTGGCTAACTTGCAGTGTGCTCGCCAAGGCACCGTGGACAACCTTAAGACAAA TTGCAATGGAAAGACATCGTGTGAATTGATCATGGAGGATTTCCGCACTCCTGATCCCTGCGCTGGCActgtgaaatatttgcagacaAACTTCACCTGCTTGCCTGCAA TTACTGTGGTGGCGTGTGAGTCGTCAGAGGCACATTTGTATTGTG AATTAGGACGTACTATTTTGGTCTACGGTGCTGATTACGGACGCCGTGACCGGACCACATGCACATACAGACGGCCCCTGAGCCAGATAGAAAATACAGAATGCCTGCACCCAACTGACATTGTCTCCAGAAG GTGCGATGGGAAAACCAGCTGCAAGATAACAGCCAGCAACGCAGTATTTGGAGACCCTTGTAAAGGCACCTACAAGTACTTGGAGGTTGCTTACACATGTACAT AG
- the LOC133476067 gene encoding L-rhamnose-binding lectin SML-like, producing the protein MYFFRLNSVPLLTATCLLLTAVVDSVNQVTTCDSNPWQIHRLFCGSGVINMQQALYGRSSSLVCAEGQPQQQLTNTLCARENTVENIKTSCNGKHLCELSLDYFRTPDPCAGTAKYLQTNFTCLPAITVVACESSVAHLYCDLGHVIFVYGADYGRRDRTTCAYRRSPNEIDNVECLQPTDIVAKRCNGQTICMITASNDVFGEPCAGTYKYLEVTYTCQYPM; encoded by the exons ATGTACTTCTTCAGACTCAACTCCGTGCCGT TGCTGACCGCGACGTGTTTGCTCCTCACAGCAG TTGTCGATTCTGTAAACCAAGTGACCACCTGTGATTCGAACCCATGGCAAATCCATCGCCTATTTTGTG GTTCTGGAGTAATCAACATGCAGCAGGCTTTGTACGGTCGCTCAAGCTCACTGGTCTGCGCTGAGGGCCAACCTCAACAGCAGCTGACCAACACACTGTGCGCTCGGGAAAACACTGTGGAAAACATTAAGACAAG TTGTAATGGAAAGCATTTGTGTGAATTGAGTTTGGATTATTTCCGCACCCCTGATCCCTGTGCTGGCACCGCTAAATATTTGCAGACCAACTTCACCTGCTTACCTGCAA TTACAGTGGTGGCTTGTGAGTCATCTGTGGCACATTTGTATTGCG ATTTGGGACATGTTATTTTTGTCTACGGTGCCGACTATGGACGCCGCGACCGAACCACATGTGCATACAGAAGGTCTCCGAACGAGATAGACAATGTTGAATGCCTGCAACCAACTGACATTGTTGCCAAAAG GTGCAATGGACAAACCATCTGTATGATCACTGCGAGCAATGATGTGTTTGGAGAACCTTGTGCCGGCACCTACAAATACTTGGAGGTTACTTACACATGCCAAT atCCTATGTAA
- the LOC133475999 gene encoding L-rhamnose-binding lectin SML-like isoform X1, translating into MASRFRLSSALLLTAMCLLLSAVFVDSASQVTTCDFNHWQVHRLYCGHGVISVRQALYGRSSSLVCSEGRPPQELANTLCAQRDTVERLGTICNGKKSCEVIVEEFRSPDPCAGTFKYLQTNFTCVLAFRVVACESSVAHLYCDWGRVIFVYGADYGRRDQTTCTYRRSQYEIENVECRGPTDIVASRCNGKNPCTITASNTVFGDPCKGTYKYLEVAYTCRYPGDYPY; encoded by the exons ATGGCCTCCCGCTTCAGACTCAGCTCAGCACTGT tgcTGACGGCAATGTGTTTGCTCCTCTCAGCAG TATTTGTCGATTCTGCTTCGCAAGTGACTACCTGTGATTTTAACCATTGGCAAGTCCATCGGCTATATTGTG GACATGGTGTGATCAGCGTGAGGCAGGCTTTGTATGGCCGGTCAAGCTCGCTGGTCTGCAGTGAAGGAAGACCTCCACAGGAGCTGGCTAACACACTGTGCGCTCAACGAGACACTGTTGAAAGACTCGGGACAAT TTGCAATGGCAAGAAATCGTGTGAGGTGATCGTGGAAGAGTTCCGCTCTCCTGATCCCTGTGCTGGCACCTTCAAATATTTGCAGACCAACTTCACCTGTGTGCTAGCAT TTAGGGTGGTGGCGTGTGAGTCGTCAGTGGCACATTTGTATTGTG ATTGGGGACGTGTCATTTTTGTCTACGGGGCTGACTATGGGCGCCGTGACCAGACCACGTGTACATACAGAAGGTCTCAATATGAGATAGAGAATGTCGAATGCCGGGGCCCAACTGACATTGTCGCCAGCAG GTGCAATGGAAAAAACCCCTGTACCATCACAGCCAGCAACACAGTGTTTGGAGACCCTTGTAAAGGCACCTACAAGTACTTGGAGGTTGCTTACACATGTAGAT ATCCAGGGGATTatccctactag
- the LOC133475999 gene encoding L-rhamnose-binding lectin SML-like isoform X3 encodes MASRFRLSSALLFVDSASQVTTCDFNHWQVHRLYCGHGVISVRQALYGRSSSLVCSEGRPPQELANTLCAQRDTVERLGTICNGKKSCEVIVEEFRSPDPCAGTFKYLQTNFTCVLAFRVVACESSVAHLYCDWGRVIFVYGADYGRRDQTTCTYRRSQYEIENVECRGPTDIVASRCNGKNPCTITASNTVFGDPCKGTYKYLEVAYTCRYPGDYPY; translated from the exons ATGGCCTCCCGCTTCAGACTCAGCTCAGCACTGT TATTTGTCGATTCTGCTTCGCAAGTGACTACCTGTGATTTTAACCATTGGCAAGTCCATCGGCTATATTGTG GACATGGTGTGATCAGCGTGAGGCAGGCTTTGTATGGCCGGTCAAGCTCGCTGGTCTGCAGTGAAGGAAGACCTCCACAGGAGCTGGCTAACACACTGTGCGCTCAACGAGACACTGTTGAAAGACTCGGGACAAT TTGCAATGGCAAGAAATCGTGTGAGGTGATCGTGGAAGAGTTCCGCTCTCCTGATCCCTGTGCTGGCACCTTCAAATATTTGCAGACCAACTTCACCTGTGTGCTAGCAT TTAGGGTGGTGGCGTGTGAGTCGTCAGTGGCACATTTGTATTGTG ATTGGGGACGTGTCATTTTTGTCTACGGGGCTGACTATGGGCGCCGTGACCAGACCACGTGTACATACAGAAGGTCTCAATATGAGATAGAGAATGTCGAATGCCGGGGCCCAACTGACATTGTCGCCAGCAG GTGCAATGGAAAAAACCCCTGTACCATCACAGCCAGCAACACAGTGTTTGGAGACCCTTGTAAAGGCACCTACAAGTACTTGGAGGTTGCTTACACATGTAGAT ATCCAGGGGATTatccctactag
- the LOC133475999 gene encoding L-rhamnose-binding lectin SML-like isoform X2 yields MASRFRLSSALSVFVDSASQVTTCDFNHWQVHRLYCGHGVISVRQALYGRSSSLVCSEGRPPQELANTLCAQRDTVERLGTICNGKKSCEVIVEEFRSPDPCAGTFKYLQTNFTCVLAFRVVACESSVAHLYCDWGRVIFVYGADYGRRDQTTCTYRRSQYEIENVECRGPTDIVASRCNGKNPCTITASNTVFGDPCKGTYKYLEVAYTCRYPGDYPY; encoded by the exons ATGGCCTCCCGCTTCAGACTCAGCTCAGCACTG TCAGTATTTGTCGATTCTGCTTCGCAAGTGACTACCTGTGATTTTAACCATTGGCAAGTCCATCGGCTATATTGTG GACATGGTGTGATCAGCGTGAGGCAGGCTTTGTATGGCCGGTCAAGCTCGCTGGTCTGCAGTGAAGGAAGACCTCCACAGGAGCTGGCTAACACACTGTGCGCTCAACGAGACACTGTTGAAAGACTCGGGACAAT TTGCAATGGCAAGAAATCGTGTGAGGTGATCGTGGAAGAGTTCCGCTCTCCTGATCCCTGTGCTGGCACCTTCAAATATTTGCAGACCAACTTCACCTGTGTGCTAGCAT TTAGGGTGGTGGCGTGTGAGTCGTCAGTGGCACATTTGTATTGTG ATTGGGGACGTGTCATTTTTGTCTACGGGGCTGACTATGGGCGCCGTGACCAGACCACGTGTACATACAGAAGGTCTCAATATGAGATAGAGAATGTCGAATGCCGGGGCCCAACTGACATTGTCGCCAGCAG GTGCAATGGAAAAAACCCCTGTACCATCACAGCCAGCAACACAGTGTTTGGAGACCCTTGTAAAGGCACCTACAAGTACTTGGAGGTTGCTTACACATGTAGAT ATCCAGGGGATTatccctactag